One window of the Oncorhynchus mykiss isolate Arlee chromosome 5, USDA_OmykA_1.1, whole genome shotgun sequence genome contains the following:
- the LOC110523208 gene encoding zinc finger protein OZF isoform X4 translates to MSSLENDSSLGDTDGLNTDPSPRDTDSNVEHMRAALPGSNERDGHESQKNSNTTKRMRSKETKCFKCDVCEKTFSRKNLLVQHKLTHTRPFKCDVCEKTFSRKGSLEAHKLIHTLVHQMLIHTEERPFTCGQCGKTFRMSKQLEHHMLRHREKTFSCKVCGNVLSTKKDLKRHQLVHAVERPFKCLTCDKGFTSRKLLIEHERIHTGEKPYTCAVCGKSYRQHGGLSIHMRRHTGVRPHSCSECGKGFMTSSSLKNHMVVHTGEKAFTCETCGAAFGHKGNLVRHQVLHTGERPYKCEVCGKSYLQSTDLKAHMHRHGATKPFMCDLCGKTFMYNFQMRRHHLKWHTAEGEKQRVRKRKERTRTARRPGTSTKPFSCDICLNGFSSMLTLKNHQRIHTGQKQYSCSICGKTFAYKHTFDYHMRLHSGVKPYACKYCEKTFVLRQALEGHERTHTGEKPFKCSYCDKTFSVNTNLKRHERVHTGEKPFKCDVCGRGFSQANNVKAHMQVHTGVRPYYCKRCGKGFSDIRHYKNHSCNGVAATRDRSRKSSDRSFRNKKGGEDSSACHNAAVMSTQ, encoded by the coding sequence ATGTCTTCATTGGAGAATGACTCCTCTCTGGGAGACACAGATGGACTGAATACAGACCCCTCCCCAAGAGACACTGACTCCAACGTTGAGCATATGAGAGCTGCTCTGCCAGGGAGCAACGAGAGAGACGGCCATGAAAGCCAGAAAAACAGCAATACTACTAAAAGGATGCGATCCAAAGAAACCAAATGCTTCAAGTGTGATGTTTGTGAGAAGACCTTCAGCCGGAAGAACCTACTGGTACAACACAAGCTAACTCACACAAGACCCTTCAAGTGTGATGTTTGTGAAAAGACTTTCAGCAGGAAGGGGTCACTGGAAGCTCACAAGCTAATTCACACACTGGTACATCAGATGCTAATTCACACAGAAGAGAGGCCATTCACTTGTGGTCAGTGTGGCAAAACATTCAGAATGTCCAAGCAGCTTGAACATCACATGTTGCGTCACAGAGAAAAAACGTTCAGTTgcaaagtttgtggaaatgttttgTCTACCAAGAAAGATCTGAAACGACATCAGCTTGTTCATGCAGTGGAGAGACCGTTCAAGTGCCTGACTTGTGACAAGGGTTTCACATCAAGGAAACTGCTTATCGAGCACGAGAGAATCCACACCGGTGAAAAACCATACACCTGTGCTGTATGTGGAAAgagttacagacagcatggtggcCTTAGTATTCATATGCGACGACATACAGGTGTACGTCCGCATTCATGTTCAGAGTGTGGTAAGGGTTTTATGACAAGCAGCAGCCTCAAAAACCACATGGTTGTTCATACAGGGGAGAAGGCATTTACATGTGAGACATGTGGAGCTGCTTTCGGCCATAAGGGAAACCTTGTGAGACACCAAGTGCTTCACACAGGGGAGAGACCGTACAAATGTGAAGTGTGTGGGAAAAGCTACCTTCAGTCCACTGACCTAAAAGCTCACATGCACCGTCATGGAGCAACCAAACCATTTATGTGTGACCTATGTGGGAAGACTTTTATGTACAATTTTCAAATGAGACGACACCATCTAAAATGGCACACAGCTgaaggagagaagcagagggtacgaaagagaaaagagagaacgaGAACCGCCAGGAGACCGGGAACCTCAACAAAGCCATTCAGTTGTGACATATGTTTGAACGGCTTCAGCTCCATGCTAACTCTGAAAAACCATCAACGAATTCACACGGGACAAAAGCAATACTCTTGTTCCATTTGCGGAAAGACCTTTGCCTATAAACATACTTTTGACTATCACATGAGACTTCACAGTGGAGTGAAGCCTTACGCTTGTAAATACTGTGAAAAGACATTTGTTCTTAGGCAAGCTCTAGAAGGACATGAGCGAACCCATACAGGTGAAAAGCCCTTCAAATGCAGTTATTGTGACAAGACTTTCTCAGTCAACACCAATCTGAAAAGGCATGAGCGAgtccacacgggagagaagccatTCAAATGTGACGTCTGCGGGAGAGGTTTCAGCCAAGCCAACAACGTCAAAGCCCACATGCAAGTCCACACTGGAGTTAGGCCTTATTATTGCAAGAGATGTGGAAAGGGCTTTTCTGACATAAGACACTACAAAAACCATAGCTGTAATGGTGTGGCAGCAACACGTGATCGGTCTCGTAAATCTTCAGACCGCTCTTTCAGAAATAAGAAAGGAGGTGAAGACAGCAGTGCTTGCCATAatgctgctgtgatgtcgactcaGTGA
- the LOC110523208 gene encoding zinc finger protein 883 isoform X3 gives MNLVTGEAIRKICQLFLVASSSLHNENDKLKTKVEQMNEDMKALTEKAEHYRASLAKMQAQAEPKGPTHILLNGMIFAIPPVGLPILSGMTAASTLPGNVSQANPVTNTISVSAGPAKVCSKPTEMSSLENDSSLGDTDGLNTDPSPRDTDSNVEHMRAALPGSNERDGHESQKNSNTTKRMRSKETKCFKCDVCEKTFSRKNLLVQHKLTHTRPFKCDVCEKTFSRKGSLEAHKLIHTLVHQMLIHTEERPFTCGQCGKTFRMSKQLEHHMLRHREKTFSCKVCGNVLSTKKDLKRHQLVHAVERPFKCLTCDKGFTSRKLLIEHERIHTGEKPYTCAVCGKSYRQHGGLSIHMRRHTGVRPHSCSECGKGFMTSSSLKNHMVVHTGEKAFTCETCGAAFGHKGNLVRHQVLHTGERPYKCEVCGKSYLQSTDLKAHMHRHGATKPFMCDLCGKTFMYNFQMRRHHLKWHTAEGEKQRVRKRKERTRTARRPGTSTKPFSCDICLNGFSSMLTLKNHQRIHTGQKQYSCSICGKTFAYKHTFDYHMRLHSGVKPYACKYCEKTFVLRQALEGHERTHTGEKPFKCSYCDKTFSVNTNLKRHERVHTGEKPFKCDVCGRGFSQANNVKAHMQVHTGVRPYYCKRCGKGFSDIRHYKNHSCNGVAATRDRSRKSSDRSFRNKKGGEDSSACHNAAVMSTQ, from the exons ATGAATCTTGTAACAGGGGAGGCTATTAGGAAAATCTGCCAACTATTCCTAGTGGCCTCCTCAAGTTTACATAATGAAAACGATAAACTGAAGACCAAGGTGGAGCAGATGAATGAAGATATGAAGGCATTGACTGAGAAGGCTGAACATTATAGAGCATCACTGGCTAAAATGCAGGCACAAGCAGAACCAAAAGGACCCACGCATATTCTGCTTAATGgaatgatttttgcaattccaCCAGTTG GTCTCCCAATATTGTCTGGAATGACAGCGGCTTCAACATTGCCAGGGAATGTCAGTCAAGCAAACCCAGTCACTAACACCATATCAGTCTCTGCAG GTCCTGCAAAGGTTTGCAGCAAACCCACAGAGATGTCTTCATTGGAGAATGACTCCTCTCTGGGAGACACAGATGGACTGAATACAGACCCCTCCCCAAGAGACACTGACTCCAACGTTGAGCATATGAGAGCTGCTCTGCCAGGGAGCAACGAGAGAGACGGCCATGAAAGCCAGAAAAACAGCAATACTACTAAAAGGATGCGATCCAAAGAAACCAAATGCTTCAAGTGTGATGTTTGTGAGAAGACCTTCAGCCGGAAGAACCTACTGGTACAACACAAGCTAACTCACACAAGACCCTTCAAGTGTGATGTTTGTGAAAAGACTTTCAGCAGGAAGGGGTCACTGGAAGCTCACAAGCTAATTCACACACTGGTACATCAGATGCTAATTCACACAGAAGAGAGGCCATTCACTTGTGGTCAGTGTGGCAAAACATTCAGAATGTCCAAGCAGCTTGAACATCACATGTTGCGTCACAGAGAAAAAACGTTCAGTTgcaaagtttgtggaaatgttttgTCTACCAAGAAAGATCTGAAACGACATCAGCTTGTTCATGCAGTGGAGAGACCGTTCAAGTGCCTGACTTGTGACAAGGGTTTCACATCAAGGAAACTGCTTATCGAGCACGAGAGAATCCACACCGGTGAAAAACCATACACCTGTGCTGTATGTGGAAAgagttacagacagcatggtggcCTTAGTATTCATATGCGACGACATACAGGTGTACGTCCGCATTCATGTTCAGAGTGTGGTAAGGGTTTTATGACAAGCAGCAGCCTCAAAAACCACATGGTTGTTCATACAGGGGAGAAGGCATTTACATGTGAGACATGTGGAGCTGCTTTCGGCCATAAGGGAAACCTTGTGAGACACCAAGTGCTTCACACAGGGGAGAGACCGTACAAATGTGAAGTGTGTGGGAAAAGCTACCTTCAGTCCACTGACCTAAAAGCTCACATGCACCGTCATGGAGCAACCAAACCATTTATGTGTGACCTATGTGGGAAGACTTTTATGTACAATTTTCAAATGAGACGACACCATCTAAAATGGCACACAGCTgaaggagagaagcagagggtacgaaagagaaaagagagaacgaGAACCGCCAGGAGACCGGGAACCTCAACAAAGCCATTCAGTTGTGACATATGTTTGAACGGCTTCAGCTCCATGCTAACTCTGAAAAACCATCAACGAATTCACACGGGACAAAAGCAATACTCTTGTTCCATTTGCGGAAAGACCTTTGCCTATAAACATACTTTTGACTATCACATGAGACTTCACAGTGGAGTGAAGCCTTACGCTTGTAAATACTGTGAAAAGACATTTGTTCTTAGGCAAGCTCTAGAAGGACATGAGCGAACCCATACAGGTGAAAAGCCCTTCAAATGCAGTTATTGTGACAAGACTTTCTCAGTCAACACCAATCTGAAAAGGCATGAGCGAgtccacacgggagagaagccatTCAAATGTGACGTCTGCGGGAGAGGTTTCAGCCAAGCCAACAACGTCAAAGCCCACATGCAAGTCCACACTGGAGTTAGGCCTTATTATTGCAAGAGATGTGGAAAGGGCTTTTCTGACATAAGACACTACAAAAACCATAGCTGTAATGGTGTGGCAGCAACACGTGATCGGTCTCGTAAATCTTCAGACCGCTCTTTCAGAAATAAGAAAGGAGGTGAAGACAGCAGTGCTTGCCATAatgctgctgtgatgtcgactcaGTGA
- the LOC110523208 gene encoding zinc finger protein 271 isoform X2 — protein MATTCYNGFQSETTSIMAVVVDTAMTEISRFLHPVPNSYPNVSNPERELCTIMNLVTGEAIRKICQLFLVASSSLHNENDKLKTKVEQMNEDMKALTEKAEHYRASLAKMQAQAEPKGPTHILLNGMIFAIPPVGPAKVCSKPTEMSSLENDSSLGDTDGLNTDPSPRDTDSNVEHMRAALPGSNERDGHESQKNSNTTKRMRSKETKCFKCDVCEKTFSRKNLLVQHKLTHTRPFKCDVCEKTFSRKGSLEAHKLIHTLVHQMLIHTEERPFTCGQCGKTFRMSKQLEHHMLRHREKTFSCKVCGNVLSTKKDLKRHQLVHAVERPFKCLTCDKGFTSRKLLIEHERIHTGEKPYTCAVCGKSYRQHGGLSIHMRRHTGVRPHSCSECGKGFMTSSSLKNHMVVHTGEKAFTCETCGAAFGHKGNLVRHQVLHTGERPYKCEVCGKSYLQSTDLKAHMHRHGATKPFMCDLCGKTFMYNFQMRRHHLKWHTAEGEKQRVRKRKERTRTARRPGTSTKPFSCDICLNGFSSMLTLKNHQRIHTGQKQYSCSICGKTFAYKHTFDYHMRLHSGVKPYACKYCEKTFVLRQALEGHERTHTGEKPFKCSYCDKTFSVNTNLKRHERVHTGEKPFKCDVCGRGFSQANNVKAHMQVHTGVRPYYCKRCGKGFSDIRHYKNHSCNGVAATRDRSRKSSDRSFRNKKGGEDSSACHNAAVMSTQ, from the exons ATGGCTACAACTTGTTATAATGGGTTTCAGTCAGAAACAACATCGATTATGGCCGTTGTCGTTGACACGGCAATGACAGAAATTAGCCGATTTCTGCACCCCGTGCCAAACTCTTACCCAAACGTTAGCAATccggagagagag CTTTGCACAATTATGAATCTTGTAACAGGGGAGGCTATTAGGAAAATCTGCCAACTATTCCTAGTGGCCTCCTCAAGTTTACATAATGAAAACGATAAACTGAAGACCAAGGTGGAGCAGATGAATGAAGATATGAAGGCATTGACTGAGAAGGCTGAACATTATAGAGCATCACTGGCTAAAATGCAGGCACAAGCAGAACCAAAAGGACCCACGCATATTCTGCTTAATGgaatgatttttgcaattccaCCAGTTG GTCCTGCAAAGGTTTGCAGCAAACCCACAGAGATGTCTTCATTGGAGAATGACTCCTCTCTGGGAGACACAGATGGACTGAATACAGACCCCTCCCCAAGAGACACTGACTCCAACGTTGAGCATATGAGAGCTGCTCTGCCAGGGAGCAACGAGAGAGACGGCCATGAAAGCCAGAAAAACAGCAATACTACTAAAAGGATGCGATCCAAAGAAACCAAATGCTTCAAGTGTGATGTTTGTGAGAAGACCTTCAGCCGGAAGAACCTACTGGTACAACACAAGCTAACTCACACAAGACCCTTCAAGTGTGATGTTTGTGAAAAGACTTTCAGCAGGAAGGGGTCACTGGAAGCTCACAAGCTAATTCACACACTGGTACATCAGATGCTAATTCACACAGAAGAGAGGCCATTCACTTGTGGTCAGTGTGGCAAAACATTCAGAATGTCCAAGCAGCTTGAACATCACATGTTGCGTCACAGAGAAAAAACGTTCAGTTgcaaagtttgtggaaatgttttgTCTACCAAGAAAGATCTGAAACGACATCAGCTTGTTCATGCAGTGGAGAGACCGTTCAAGTGCCTGACTTGTGACAAGGGTTTCACATCAAGGAAACTGCTTATCGAGCACGAGAGAATCCACACCGGTGAAAAACCATACACCTGTGCTGTATGTGGAAAgagttacagacagcatggtggcCTTAGTATTCATATGCGACGACATACAGGTGTACGTCCGCATTCATGTTCAGAGTGTGGTAAGGGTTTTATGACAAGCAGCAGCCTCAAAAACCACATGGTTGTTCATACAGGGGAGAAGGCATTTACATGTGAGACATGTGGAGCTGCTTTCGGCCATAAGGGAAACCTTGTGAGACACCAAGTGCTTCACACAGGGGAGAGACCGTACAAATGTGAAGTGTGTGGGAAAAGCTACCTTCAGTCCACTGACCTAAAAGCTCACATGCACCGTCATGGAGCAACCAAACCATTTATGTGTGACCTATGTGGGAAGACTTTTATGTACAATTTTCAAATGAGACGACACCATCTAAAATGGCACACAGCTgaaggagagaagcagagggtacgaaagagaaaagagagaacgaGAACCGCCAGGAGACCGGGAACCTCAACAAAGCCATTCAGTTGTGACATATGTTTGAACGGCTTCAGCTCCATGCTAACTCTGAAAAACCATCAACGAATTCACACGGGACAAAAGCAATACTCTTGTTCCATTTGCGGAAAGACCTTTGCCTATAAACATACTTTTGACTATCACATGAGACTTCACAGTGGAGTGAAGCCTTACGCTTGTAAATACTGTGAAAAGACATTTGTTCTTAGGCAAGCTCTAGAAGGACATGAGCGAACCCATACAGGTGAAAAGCCCTTCAAATGCAGTTATTGTGACAAGACTTTCTCAGTCAACACCAATCTGAAAAGGCATGAGCGAgtccacacgggagagaagccatTCAAATGTGACGTCTGCGGGAGAGGTTTCAGCCAAGCCAACAACGTCAAAGCCCACATGCAAGTCCACACTGGAGTTAGGCCTTATTATTGCAAGAGATGTGGAAAGGGCTTTTCTGACATAAGACACTACAAAAACCATAGCTGTAATGGTGTGGCAGCAACACGTGATCGGTCTCGTAAATCTTCAGACCGCTCTTTCAGAAATAAGAAAGGAGGTGAAGACAGCAGTGCTTGCCATAatgctgctgtgatgtcgactcaGTGA
- the LOC110523208 gene encoding zinc finger protein 271 isoform X1 produces MATTCYNGFQSETTSIMAVVVDTAMTEISRFLHPVPNSYPNVSNPERELCTIMNLVTGEAIRKICQLFLVASSSLHNENDKLKTKVEQMNEDMKALTEKAEHYRASLAKMQAQAEPKGPTHILLNGMIFAIPPVGLPILSGMTAASTLPGNVSQANPVTNTISVSAGPAKVCSKPTEMSSLENDSSLGDTDGLNTDPSPRDTDSNVEHMRAALPGSNERDGHESQKNSNTTKRMRSKETKCFKCDVCEKTFSRKNLLVQHKLTHTRPFKCDVCEKTFSRKGSLEAHKLIHTLVHQMLIHTEERPFTCGQCGKTFRMSKQLEHHMLRHREKTFSCKVCGNVLSTKKDLKRHQLVHAVERPFKCLTCDKGFTSRKLLIEHERIHTGEKPYTCAVCGKSYRQHGGLSIHMRRHTGVRPHSCSECGKGFMTSSSLKNHMVVHTGEKAFTCETCGAAFGHKGNLVRHQVLHTGERPYKCEVCGKSYLQSTDLKAHMHRHGATKPFMCDLCGKTFMYNFQMRRHHLKWHTAEGEKQRVRKRKERTRTARRPGTSTKPFSCDICLNGFSSMLTLKNHQRIHTGQKQYSCSICGKTFAYKHTFDYHMRLHSGVKPYACKYCEKTFVLRQALEGHERTHTGEKPFKCSYCDKTFSVNTNLKRHERVHTGEKPFKCDVCGRGFSQANNVKAHMQVHTGVRPYYCKRCGKGFSDIRHYKNHSCNGVAATRDRSRKSSDRSFRNKKGGEDSSACHNAAVMSTQ; encoded by the exons ATGGCTACAACTTGTTATAATGGGTTTCAGTCAGAAACAACATCGATTATGGCCGTTGTCGTTGACACGGCAATGACAGAAATTAGCCGATTTCTGCACCCCGTGCCAAACTCTTACCCAAACGTTAGCAATccggagagagag CTTTGCACAATTATGAATCTTGTAACAGGGGAGGCTATTAGGAAAATCTGCCAACTATTCCTAGTGGCCTCCTCAAGTTTACATAATGAAAACGATAAACTGAAGACCAAGGTGGAGCAGATGAATGAAGATATGAAGGCATTGACTGAGAAGGCTGAACATTATAGAGCATCACTGGCTAAAATGCAGGCACAAGCAGAACCAAAAGGACCCACGCATATTCTGCTTAATGgaatgatttttgcaattccaCCAGTTG GTCTCCCAATATTGTCTGGAATGACAGCGGCTTCAACATTGCCAGGGAATGTCAGTCAAGCAAACCCAGTCACTAACACCATATCAGTCTCTGCAG GTCCTGCAAAGGTTTGCAGCAAACCCACAGAGATGTCTTCATTGGAGAATGACTCCTCTCTGGGAGACACAGATGGACTGAATACAGACCCCTCCCCAAGAGACACTGACTCCAACGTTGAGCATATGAGAGCTGCTCTGCCAGGGAGCAACGAGAGAGACGGCCATGAAAGCCAGAAAAACAGCAATACTACTAAAAGGATGCGATCCAAAGAAACCAAATGCTTCAAGTGTGATGTTTGTGAGAAGACCTTCAGCCGGAAGAACCTACTGGTACAACACAAGCTAACTCACACAAGACCCTTCAAGTGTGATGTTTGTGAAAAGACTTTCAGCAGGAAGGGGTCACTGGAAGCTCACAAGCTAATTCACACACTGGTACATCAGATGCTAATTCACACAGAAGAGAGGCCATTCACTTGTGGTCAGTGTGGCAAAACATTCAGAATGTCCAAGCAGCTTGAACATCACATGTTGCGTCACAGAGAAAAAACGTTCAGTTgcaaagtttgtggaaatgttttgTCTACCAAGAAAGATCTGAAACGACATCAGCTTGTTCATGCAGTGGAGAGACCGTTCAAGTGCCTGACTTGTGACAAGGGTTTCACATCAAGGAAACTGCTTATCGAGCACGAGAGAATCCACACCGGTGAAAAACCATACACCTGTGCTGTATGTGGAAAgagttacagacagcatggtggcCTTAGTATTCATATGCGACGACATACAGGTGTACGTCCGCATTCATGTTCAGAGTGTGGTAAGGGTTTTATGACAAGCAGCAGCCTCAAAAACCACATGGTTGTTCATACAGGGGAGAAGGCATTTACATGTGAGACATGTGGAGCTGCTTTCGGCCATAAGGGAAACCTTGTGAGACACCAAGTGCTTCACACAGGGGAGAGACCGTACAAATGTGAAGTGTGTGGGAAAAGCTACCTTCAGTCCACTGACCTAAAAGCTCACATGCACCGTCATGGAGCAACCAAACCATTTATGTGTGACCTATGTGGGAAGACTTTTATGTACAATTTTCAAATGAGACGACACCATCTAAAATGGCACACAGCTgaaggagagaagcagagggtacgaaagagaaaagagagaacgaGAACCGCCAGGAGACCGGGAACCTCAACAAAGCCATTCAGTTGTGACATATGTTTGAACGGCTTCAGCTCCATGCTAACTCTGAAAAACCATCAACGAATTCACACGGGACAAAAGCAATACTCTTGTTCCATTTGCGGAAAGACCTTTGCCTATAAACATACTTTTGACTATCACATGAGACTTCACAGTGGAGTGAAGCCTTACGCTTGTAAATACTGTGAAAAGACATTTGTTCTTAGGCAAGCTCTAGAAGGACATGAGCGAACCCATACAGGTGAAAAGCCCTTCAAATGCAGTTATTGTGACAAGACTTTCTCAGTCAACACCAATCTGAAAAGGCATGAGCGAgtccacacgggagagaagccatTCAAATGTGACGTCTGCGGGAGAGGTTTCAGCCAAGCCAACAACGTCAAAGCCCACATGCAAGTCCACACTGGAGTTAGGCCTTATTATTGCAAGAGATGTGGAAAGGGCTTTTCTGACATAAGACACTACAAAAACCATAGCTGTAATGGTGTGGCAGCAACACGTGATCGGTCTCGTAAATCTTCAGACCGCTCTTTCAGAAATAAGAAAGGAGGTGAAGACAGCAGTGCTTGCCATAatgctgctgtgatgtcgactcaGTGA